A single window of Nicotiana sylvestris chromosome 5, ASM39365v2, whole genome shotgun sequence DNA harbors:
- the LOC104216893 gene encoding uncharacterized protein, translating into MALEWVVLGYAAGAEAIMLLLLTIPGLDPLRKGLISVTRNLLKPFLSIVPFCLFLLMDIYWKYETRPTCESPESCSPSEHLRHQKSIMKSQRNALLIACAITFYWLLYAVTGLVVKVEQLNKRVEKLKASD; encoded by the coding sequence ATGGCGTTGGAATGGGTTGTTCTCGGCTACGCCGCAGGAGCAGAAGCAATCATGCTCCTCCTCCTAACAATCCCGGGTCTTGACCCGCTCCGAAAAGGCTTAATTTCCGTGACCCGGAATCTCCTCAAGCCGTTCCTCTCAATCGTACCTTTTTGTCTCTTCCTCTTAATGGATATCTACTGGAAATACGAGACCCGACCCACTTGTGAATCGCCCGAATCTTGTTCCCCATCTGAACACTTACGTCATCAGAAATCAATCATGAAGTCTCAACGTAACGCGCTTCTCATCGCGTGTGCTATAACCTTTTACTGGCTGTTGTATGCTGTTACTGGTCTCGTTGTCAAAGTTGAGCAGCTGAATAAGCGCGTGGAGAAGTTGAAGGCTTCGGATTGA